Proteins encoded together in one Cicer arietinum cultivar CDC Frontier isolate Library 1 chromosome 4, Cicar.CDCFrontier_v2.0, whole genome shotgun sequence window:
- the LOC101495006 gene encoding uncharacterized protein isoform X2, which produces MFCSFSMTKPIVANANLPQNPDSSSSSSSTPQQLNLPQNQKPSSLAPTNRLRRLRPPQPSITQLERAVGAGSFRDGEPELKMNKDSDIKKTVLDLFLGQAMEGAMQKKLRETGEWLGDNGETRLQSSSSSIGDECYEKMV; this is translated from the exons ATGTTTTGCTCATTTTCTATGACCAAACCCATTGTTGCTAATGCCAACCTTCCCCAAAACCcagattcttcttcttcttcttcctctacaCCCCAACAACTCAATCTTCCCCAAAACCAAAAACCTTCTTCACTCGCTCCCACAAACAGGCTTCGCCGCCTTCGACCGCCACAGCCTTCTATCACCCAACTTGAACGTGCTGTTGGCGCCGGAAGCTTCAGAGACGGCGAGCCCGAGCTCAA AATGAACAAAGATTCAGACATAAAGAAGACTGTATTGGATTTGTTCTTGGGGCAAGCAATGGAAGGGGCAATGCAGAAAAAGCTGAGGGAAACAGGAGAATGGTTAGGTGACAATGGAGAGACCAGATTACAATCCTCCAGTTCCA GTATAGGAGATGAATGTTATGAAAAGATGGTATGA
- the LOC101495006 gene encoding probable NAD(P)H dehydrogenase subunit CRR3, chloroplastic isoform X1 yields MFCSFSMTKPIVANANLPQNPDSSSSSSSTPQQLNLPQNQKPSSLAPTNRLRRLRPPQPSITQLERAVGAGSFRDGEPELKMNKDSDIKKTVLDLFLGQAMEGAMQKKLRETGEWLGDNGETRLQSSSSRKGILLFALRWILPIWGISLLIASGAIKLPFSSPFLDDLLL; encoded by the exons ATGTTTTGCTCATTTTCTATGACCAAACCCATTGTTGCTAATGCCAACCTTCCCCAAAACCcagattcttcttcttcttcttcctctacaCCCCAACAACTCAATCTTCCCCAAAACCAAAAACCTTCTTCACTCGCTCCCACAAACAGGCTTCGCCGCCTTCGACCGCCACAGCCTTCTATCACCCAACTTGAACGTGCTGTTGGCGCCGGAAGCTTCAGAGACGGCGAGCCCGAGCTCAA AATGAACAAAGATTCAGACATAAAGAAGACTGTATTGGATTTGTTCTTGGGGCAAGCAATGGAAGGGGCAATGCAGAAAAAGCTGAGGGAAACAGGAGAATGGTTAGGTGACAATGGAGAGACCAGATTACAATCCTCCAGTTCCA GAAAGGGAATTCTGCTGTTTGCGTTACGATGGATTTTACCAATTTGGGGTATATCACTCCTAATAGCTTCTGGAGCAATCAAGTTACCATTTAGTAGTCCTTTTCTTGATGACCTTCTCTTGTGA